One stretch of Harmonia axyridis chromosome 1, icHarAxyr1.1, whole genome shotgun sequence DNA includes these proteins:
- the LOC123684075 gene encoding uncharacterized protein LOC123684075 yields MLDQNILRPSNSPWNSPIWIVPKKMDASGKQKWRLVCDFRKLNEITIGDSYPLPNIENILDQLGNAIYFSTLDLASGFYQIELEENDKFKTAIATPSGLFEFNRMPMGLKNSPSRLARLMNIVLSGLQGNMCFCYLDDVVVYGSSLEDHNRKLETVFEQLRRHNLQLQPDKCEFLCKEISYLGHHISASGVQPDPKKIETIKNIPIPKTAKEIKSFLGLIGYYRKFIENFSAIAKPLTNLLKKNQKFEWTNKCQKSFDQFKELLSKEPILQFPNFSETFILTTDASNDAIGAILSQGTIGKDLPISYFSKTLNKAERNYSTTEKELLAIVEACKHFRPYLYGQKFIICTDHKPLVWLKNCKEPSSRLVRWRLKLMDYDYEIVYKKGKLNQNADALSRIIPEKINSINQNSFGDFLKLYEQNKIEQPSNISEINDDLFNSPEKYSLGHCVSKDFHMGKGIALSFKNKFGQIKNLLSQNKSVGQVAKIRHKNRNIYYLITKEFYHEKPSYKTVFNSLLNLKKLCIQNKDTHLALPRIACGLDKLYWPKIFKMIQYVFSDSNIKISIYNFPNQDSTKIIHSINEEELTFDNFKNFHQREVQIPKPKLINIPILQIKNFIIPMSCDLSDSNEFSDYLKSKFSDLPTRSKISDIVVKRLPQQSIYIIFLKEFYDESVLYENLFETLFNLRLLLKYNGIQKFVIPNIALSKQNSVIREETYYSLLYFLFRDFDYEILSEERIFVHDENLIKEILFENHDSPLGGHQGFERTYEKIKQLYSWKNMKDEIRQYIKKCKICQQSKTDFKHNKSPMIITTTSTKFCEQIALDIVGPLPNTKNNNRFILTIQDDLTKFIQAYSLNTHDAKTVAIYFLKFCTQFGFPDRILTDQGVEFSSNIFKEINRLMSIKHKQSTPYHPQTQGSLERTHLTLKDYFKCYINKDTDNWDEFLNFATFTYNSSIHKSTQKTPYELVFGQRARIPSQINKPKPLANYSELATDITNKLKILRETARENLIKSKNKSKEYYDKSHNRTYAFSEGDLVLLYDNHSKATNKKLNPNYKGPYKIEQIHNNQTASLRISRTKLKTYHFNQLKPYVISDENEDNGSSPPCIHIPSPNPSTSKQI; encoded by the coding sequence atgttagatcaaaatattttaagaCCTTCGAATTCTCCATGGAATTCACCTATTTGGATAGTACCTAAAAAGATGGACGCTTCAGGAAAACAAAAATGGAGACTTGTTTGCGATTTTCGAAAGTTAAATGAAATTACAATTGGTGATTCTTATCCacttccaaatattgaaaatattttagatcaatTAGGCAATgctatatatttttcaactttagATCTTGCTTCAGGATTTTACCAAATTGAATTagaagaaaatgataaatttaaaactGCAATTGCAACTCCTTCAGGACTTTTCGAATTTAATAGAATGCCTATGGGACTTAAAAACAGCCCAAGTCGTTTAGCACGATtaatgaatattgttttatctGGACTTCAAGGAAATATGTGTTTTTGTTATTTAGATGATGTTGTAGTTTATGGTTCGTCTTTAGAAGACCACAATCGGAAATTAGAAACCGTGTTTGAACAATTGCGAcgtcataatttacaattacaaccGGACAAATGCGAATTTTTATGTAAAGAAATATCTTATTTAGGACATCATATATCTGCATCTGGAGTACAACCAGAtccaaagaaaattgaaactattaaaAATATTCCAATACCCAAAACTGCTAAggaaatcaaatcatttttagGACTTATCGGTTACTAtcggaaattcattgaaaatttttcagctaTCGCAAAACCATTGACCaatttattaaagaaaaatcaaaaatttgaatggacTAATAAATGTCAAAAATCTTTCGATCAATTTAAGGAATTACTTTCAAAAGAACCAATTCttcaatttccaaatttttcagaaacttttATATTAACTACTGACGCTTCAAATGATGCAATCGGTGCTATTTTATCTCAAGGAACAATCGGAAAAGACCTTCCAATTAGTTATTTTTCTAAAACGCTCAATAAAGCAGAACGAAATTATTCAACCACTGAAAAAGAACTTCTGGCTATTGTAGAAGCATGTAAACATTTTAGACCATATCTTTAtggacaaaaattcattatttgcaCAGATCATAAACCTTTAGTCTGgcttaaaaattgtaaagaaccTTCAAGTCGTTTAGTTAGATGGAGATTAAAATTAATGGATTATGATTAcgaaattgtttataaaaaaggaaaattaaatcaaaatgcTGATGCTTTAAGTAGAATCattcctgaaaaaattaattcaatcaatcaaaattCCTTCGGTGATTTTCTTAAATtatatgaacaaaataaaatcgaaCAGCCTTCCAATATTTCGGAAATTAAtgatgatttattcaattcacCTGAAAAATATTCTCTAGGTCATTGTGTTTCTAAAGATTTCCATATGGGAAAAGGAATTGCtctttctttcaaaaataaatttggacaaataaaaaatcttttatcTCAAAATAAATCAGTTGGACAAGTTGCAAAAATTCGACATAAGAATCGAAACATTTACTATCTCATAACTAAAGAATTTTATCATGAAAAACCATCCTATAAAACAGTGTTCAATTCACTTCTAAATCTCAAAAAATTATGCATCCAAAACAAAGATACTCATTTGGCTTTACCACGAATTGCTTGTGGATTAGATAAATTATATTGGCCTaagatttttaaaatgattcaaTATGTTTTCTCAGATTCCAATATTAAGatatcaatttataattttccaaatCAAGATTCaaccaaaattattcattcaattaatgAAGAAGAACTAACTTTcgacaatttcaagaattttcatcAAAGAGAAGTTCAAATTCCAAaaccaaaattaattaatattcctattttacaaataaaaaactttATAATACCAATGTCATGTGACCTTTCTGATTCTAATGAATTCTCAGActatttaaaatcaaaattttcagatttaccCACTCGTTCGAAGATATCCGATATAGTTGTTAAGAGATTACCTCAACAatctatttatattatatttctgaaagaattttatgatgaatctgttctttatgaaaatttattcgaaactttattCAATCTTCGACttcttttaaaatataatggTATTCAGAAATTCGTCATTCCAAATATAGCTTTATCCAAACAAAATTCAGTCATTCGAGAAGAAACTTATTATAGtcttttatatttcctattccGTGATTTCgattatgaaattttatctGAAGAACGTATATTcgtacatgatgaaaacttaattaaagaaattttatttgaaaatcatgATTCACCTCTAGGTGGTCATCAAGGATTCGAACGCACTTATGAGAAAATCAAACAGTTATATTCTTGGAAAAACATGAAAGATGAAATAAGGCAATATATTAAGAAATGTAAAATCTGTCAACAATCAAAAACTgatttcaaacataataaaaGCCCAATGATTATAACAACCACTTCAACTAAATTTTGTGAACAAATTGCACTAGATATCGTAGGTCCACTTCCTAACACCAAAAATAATAATCGATTCATTTTAACCATTCAAGATGATcttacaaaatttattcaagCATATTCTTTGAATACTCATGATGCTAAAACCGTAGcaatttattttcttaaattttgtaCACAATTCGGATTTCCTGATAGAATCCTCACTGATCAAGGTGTAGAATTTTCCTCAAATATCTTTAAAGAAATCAATCGACTGATGTCAATTAAACATAAACAATCTACTCCATATCATCCACAAACTCAAGGTTCATTAGAAAGAACTCATTTAACTCTGAAGGATTATTTTAAATGCTATATAAATAAAGATACTGATAATTGggatgaatttttaaattttgctaCTTTTACCTATAATTCATCAATTCACAAATCAACTCAGAAAACCCCTTATGAATTAGTTTTCGGACAACGAGCAAGAATACCGTCTCAAATTAACAAACCTAAACCTTTAGCAAATTATTCAGAACTTGCAACCGATATAactaataaattgaaaattttaagggaAACGGCACGTGAAAATCTgattaaatcaaaaaataaatcgaaAGAATATTACGATAAATCACATAATCGAACATATGCTTTTAGCGAAGGAGATCTAGTATTATTGTATGACAATCATTCAAAGGCAACGAATAAGAAACTCAATCCAAATTATAAAGGTCCTTATAAAATAGAACaaattcataataatcaaaCAGCCTCTTTAAGAATAAgtagaacaaaattgaaaaCCTATCATTTTAACCAATTAAAACCTTATGTCATTTCAGATGAAAATGAAGACAACGGTTCTTCTCCTCCTTGCATTCATATTCCTAGCCCCAATCCGAGCACatcaaaacaaatataa